The Pirellulales bacterium nucleotide sequence TTCGTGGCGGAGCCCACGGCATCGCGAAACGGGCCGTAAAAAGCAGATGCGTACTTCGCTGCATAGGCCATGATGCTGACCCGCTCAAAACCGGCGCCGTCGAGGGCTTGACGCACGCGGCCGATGCGCCCGTCCATCATGTCGGATGGAGCGATAATATCGCAGCCAGCCTCGGCCTGAAGGACGGCTTGCCGGCACAGCACTTCGATCGTTTCATCGTTCACAACGTACCCGTCTCGGACCAGGCCATCCTGCCCGTGGCTCGTATACGGGTCGAGGGCAACGTCGCACATGACACCGATTGAATCGCGGTGCACTTCCTTAATGGCCCGAACGGCCCGGCACACCAGGTTTTCCGGATTCACGGCCTCTTCCGCCTCGGCCGTCTTCTTGGCCGGATCGGTGGCCGGAAACAACGCGACGGCCGGAATTCCTAGCTTCACTGCGTCGCCGACGCATTCAACGACCAAATCAATGGATAGCCGGTCGACCCCGGGCATCGACGGAACCGGTTGCCGCAGTTCTTTTCCTTCGTGTATGAACAGAGGAAGGATTAGGTCCTCGATGCTGAGGAGATTCTCGGCCACGAGCCGCCGAGACCAGGCATGGCGACGCAACCGCCGCATGCGCGTTTGTGGAAACTGCCCCCAGGGTGTCGACGAAGAAATCTGGTCAGCCATGAAGATCATCCAATTGAAACCGATTGAATTTCCGCTATACAGTCGGCCCATCCGACGACTGTCGCGTTGAATTGCCCCGGCGGGTCCGATAAATTCGTTCTACGATTGAAGCGTAACCGTTCACTCTTAATTATCACGTTTCGCATGCCGCCAACACCACCCAAGATCTCCGTCGGGCCGTTTCATTTCACTTCGGTGGGAGTTCGCATTTCCGCCAAGCCGGATGTGCATGAGTGGAAAGGTCCGCTTCAATTCGCGCTCTGGTGCCAGCGTGCCGGGCCGTGGTGGATCGGTGATTTGCTGAATGCGGGCGAGGACCGTTTCGGGGAGACCTTCTCACAAATGT carries:
- the hemB gene encoding porphobilinogen synthase, with the protein product MRRLRRHAWSRRLVAENLLSIEDLILPLFIHEGKELRQPVPSMPGVDRLSIDLVVECVGDAVKLGIPAVALFPATDPAKKTAEAEEAVNPENLVCRAVRAIKEVHRDSIGVMCDVALDPYTSHGQDGLVRDGYVVNDETIEVLCRQAVLQAEAGCDIIAPSDMMDGRIGRVRQALDGAGFERVSIMAYAAKYASAFYGPFRDAVGSATNLGGGDKRTYQMNPANGDEALREVALDIAEGADMVMVKPGMPYLDIVRRVKDAFHVPTFAYQVSGEYAMLCAAAQLGWLDRDKTILESLLAFKRAGADGILTYFALDAARLMGL